The genomic stretch GAGCAATATATTAGCAGGTGTTGGAAGAGCACAGCTAGAGGTACTCGATGAGCGGGTTGCGGCAAGAAGAGCGATTTATGAAAACTACGTTGGAGCGTTCTCGGAGCGAAGCGGCATTAGCTTCATGCCAGAATTATCGAATACGAGAAGCAATCGCTGGCTGACTGCAGCATTGATTGATGAGCATGAGATGAATACAACGATCCCTGAGCTTCTGGATGCGTTGTCGGCAGCGAATATTGAGGCGCGTCCGCTTTGGAAGCCATTGCATTTGCAGCCTCTTTTTGAGGGCAGCCGTTTCTATTCCCATACAGAGGGCGCTTCCTTGTGCGAGCAGCTGTTTCAAAGCGGAATATGTTTGCCTTCTGGCTCAAGTATGACGGTTGTCGATCAAGTAAGGGTAGTTGATTGTATGAATAACCTCTTCAACAGCTCGGCTGAGAGCAGCGCTCAATCCGCATAATAAGCCGATTAAAGATAACGCTCTCCCTTTATTCGTGTGCGAATCACTTTGGCTGGGGTTCCATAGGCAATGGAATAGGCTGGAATGTCGCCTAATACGGTGGAGCCAGCGCCAACAATGGTATGCTCGCCAATGCTTTTACCATGAATGATCGTTGCCCCTAAGGAAACGACAGAAAAATCGCCAATCGTTACGGTGCCGCCTGTACCGGCTTTGGGAGCTAGAGTCACATAGTTTCCGAGTGTAGAGTCATGATCGGCTGAGGCATGAGTATAGAGTACATTATGCTCGCCAATAGCAGTATCACTGTTAACGACGCAGCCTGCCATTACGACAGTTCCGGCTCCAATCCGTGCGCCTCGGGCAATGGAGGAGGTGGGATGAATAGCGCTGACAAAGGTGAAGTGAGGTGCAATTGCTGTTATTTTTGAAACGACCCTCGCACGCAGCCAGTTGTCTCCAATAGCTACGATGCCGCCGAACACCGCTTCAGCGTTTGCAGCGAGCCAGCTCTCATCGCCTAGAATCGTATAGCCATAAAATAACGTGCCTGCAGTCTTATAGCCGTCCAGCAATCCGATAATATGGTACACGCCAGCCTTCTCAATCGTATCAATAACGGCCTTTGCATGACCGCCAGCACCATAAACGACAATATTTTTCATTCGTTGGAAACCTCCCCTTTTATGAAACCATACAGATGGAACTCTTTTATTCTAGCAGATCGTTCGTTTTCTTGTAAAAGAATTGTGAACACTCGGAATGATGATTGACAGATAATGGGGAAGGTGATAATCTGTACTAGTGTTCGTTTTATAGAACAATAATATTAATTTTGTTCGTTATTGGCTAATTAGTATGAAGGAGATATCCATGAATAACGACGTCACGCTACATATAGAAGATCTGTCTGACGAGCTGCGATTAATGCTTGCATTTCTCTCATCAGATGATGAGGCGGAGCAATCCTTTGATTGTCAGGAACTACTGCAAAAGGCGGATTGGGACCGATTTATTGAGCTCGCGAGACATCATCGCGTGTTTCCTACCGTGAATCGCAGGCTGAAGGAGCTGAAAGCAGCGGAAATTCCGGTTTTTGTCACGCAGATGTTTAACCGTGACTATTATCGGAATACGCTGCAAATGCTTGCGCTTAGCGGGGAGATGGAGCAGCTTGCGAAGGAGTTCTCCGAATGCGGCTTGCATACGCTGTTTTTGAAGGGACCGGTTATAGCTGCGGATTTATATGGGGATGTGTCGCTTCGTACCTCTTGTGATCTTGATCTGCTTATTCCGATCAAGGAGCTCGATCAGGCAGAAGCGCTTCTAGTATCCTTGGGCTACGAGAAGGATGAATATATTGTTTCGATACTGAATGATTGGAAATGGCGGCATCATCATACGACCTTTCTGCATCCGAAGAAAGGAATTAAGGTAGAGCTGCACTGGCGGTTAAATCCGGCTCCCTCGAAGGAGCCGAGCTTCAAGGATCTTTGGAGCCGCAAGCGTAAGAGTGCGTTGATCAGCCGACCCATCTATTATTTGGGAAGAGAAGATTTGTTTATGTTTCTGGTGTCCCATGGCGCAAGGCACGGCTGGTCCAGACTGCGCTGGCTGCTTGATATTAAGCAGCTCGTTAATCAGAAGCTGGACTGGCCAAAGCTTATCAGGCTGCTGAGGAAGCATAGCTATACTCATATTGGAGGGCAAGCGCTGCTGCTGGTGTCACGCTTATTATCGCTTCCTCTGCGTGAAGAGATGAAGCCGCTGGTAGCGGGAAGGAAGGCATACTGGCTGGCGGAGGATTCGATGTTTTATGTGCAAAGGCTGGTCAATCTGCATTCGCCGCCGCTTCCGGAGGAGGTAAGAGTTTTTCATAGTCGATATCTCTTTACTTTGCTCACTGCTCCTCAAAAAGTACAGTTTATAGCGAGTCTTATGTATCCATTTCCTGAGGATGCACAGACGCTGCCGCTGCCGAAGGGTCTTCATTTCTTATACTTTCCGCTGAGACCTTTTTTGTGGACATGGAGAAAAACCCGAAAAATGATTTGAATGATAAAAATATAATGTTTTCGCAAGAGTAATCAAAGTAAGTCAGGGGATAGCTATGAAAAACGTGCTAATTGCTTCTTATGATATGGAGGTTGGAGGCGTCGAGCGGAGCTTGGCAGGTATGCTGGGAGAGTTCCAATATGATCGTTTTCATGTTGATTTAATGCTGTATCGACATAAAGGCGAGTTTATGGAGCTTCTGGATGTTCGGGCTAAGCTTCTCAATGAAATTCCAGCGTACGCCTCTTTCAGAAAGAGTATTCGGCAAATCGTCTTTTCCAGACAGCTTCATTTAGGAATGGCACGCTTTATCTCAAAAATTCATGCGCGGATCATCGGCAGTGTAAAGGGGATTTCAGAAGCGGGGTATATTCAGCAGCAGCTCATGTGGAAGTATGCTTTGCCATTTCTCCCCAAAGAGACCAAAACATACGATATTGCAATCAGCTATTTATGGCCGCATTATTTTGTGGCAGATAAAGTAAAGGCAAAGATGAAGCTAGCGTGGATACATACTGATT from Paenibacillus sp. FSL H8-0548 encodes the following:
- a CDS encoding nucleotidyltransferase family protein; protein product: MNNDVTLHIEDLSDELRLMLAFLSSDDEAEQSFDCQELLQKADWDRFIELARHHRVFPTVNRRLKELKAAEIPVFVTQMFNRDYYRNTLQMLALSGEMEQLAKEFSECGLHTLFLKGPVIAADLYGDVSLRTSCDLDLLIPIKELDQAEALLVSLGYEKDEYIVSILNDWKWRHHHTTFLHPKKGIKVELHWRLNPAPSKEPSFKDLWSRKRKSALISRPIYYLGREDLFMFLVSHGARHGWSRLRWLLDIKQLVNQKLDWPKLIRLLRKHSYTHIGGQALLLVSRLLSLPLREEMKPLVAGRKAYWLAEDSMFYVQRLVNLHSPPLPEEVRVFHSRYLFTLLTAPQKVQFIASLMYPFPEDAQTLPLPKGLHFLYFPLRPFLWTWRKTRKMI
- a CDS encoding acetyltransferase, yielding MKNIVVYGAGGHAKAVIDTIEKAGVYHIIGLLDGYKTAGTLFYGYTILGDESWLAANAEAVFGGIVAIGDNWLRARVVSKITAIAPHFTFVSAIHPTSSIARGARIGAGTVVMAGCVVNSDTAIGEHNVLYTHASADHDSTLGNYVTLAPKAGTGGTVTIGDFSVVSLGATIIHGKSIGEHTIVGAGSTVLGDIPAYSIAYGTPAKVIRTRIKGERYL